In Halorientalis sp. LT38, a genomic segment contains:
- a CDS encoding DUF7110 family protein — protein MTSRVFRLHSTLELPLEDVYEYFEDPDLPVEMEDIDITRRNNTLIISAVAADESMSKYTPTAQLKASITENRVYEEEPEDRPGGPGGGGPQWGTLEDEEEEIESELVEYACFKGDRETVLQNTALQYPMFEVLCGIAGIAEKGTLTAVVAVDGELRATRIVDGEDRPASVNVVEEPREDEGENGVNWRDNKFIS, from the coding sequence ATGACAAGCCGTGTATTCAGACTCCATTCGACACTCGAATTGCCGCTCGAAGACGTGTACGAGTATTTCGAAGACCCCGATCTCCCGGTGGAGATGGAGGACATCGACATCACTCGTCGCAACAACACACTCATCATCAGCGCTGTCGCGGCCGACGAGAGCATGAGCAAATACACGCCGACGGCGCAGCTCAAGGCCAGCATCACCGAAAACAGGGTATACGAGGAAGAACCCGAGGACCGACCCGGGGGCCCCGGCGGTGGCGGTCCGCAGTGGGGCACCCTCGAAGACGAAGAAGAAGAGATCGAGTCCGAACTCGTCGAATACGCCTGTTTCAAGGGCGACCGCGAAACCGTTCTGCAGAACACCGCGCTCCAGTACCCGATGTTCGAGGTGCTCTGTGGCATCGCCGGGATCGCCGAGAAGGGAACGCTGACCGCCGTCGTCGCCGTCGACGGCGAACTCCGCGCGACCCGCATCGTCGACGGCGAAGACCGACCCGCCTCCGTCAACGTCGTCGAGGAACCCCGAGAGGACGAAGGGGAAAACGGCGTCAACTGGCGGGACAACAAGTTCATCAGCTGA